A region from the Triticum urartu cultivar G1812 chromosome 1, Tu2.1, whole genome shotgun sequence genome encodes:
- the LOC125526880 gene encoding histone H3.2, with product MARTKQTARKSTGGKAPRKQLATKAARKSAPATGGVKKPHRFRPGTVALREIRKYQKSTELLIRKLPFQRLVREIAQDFKTDLRFQSSAVSALQEAAEAYLVGLFEDTNLCAIHAKRVTIMPKDIQLARRIRGERA from the coding sequence ATGGCCCGCACCAAGCAGACGGCGAGGAAGTCCACCGGCGGCAAGGCGCCGAGGAAGCAGCTGGCCACCAAGGCGGCCCGCAAGTCCGCCCCGGCCACCGGCGGCGTCAAGAAGCCCCACCGCTTCCGCCCCGGCACCGTCGCGCTCCGGGAGATCCGCAAGTACCAGAAGAGCACCGAGCTGCTCATCCGCAAGCTCCCCTTCCAGCGCCTCGTCCGCGAGATCGCCCAGGACTTCAAGACCGACCTACGCTTCCAGAGCTCCGCCGTCTCCGCGCTGCAGGAGGCCGCCGAGGCGTACCTGGTGGGGCTCTTCGAGGACACCAACCTCTGCGCCATCCACGCCAAGCGCGTCACCATCATGCCCAAGGACATCCAGCTCGCCCGCCGCATCCGTGGAGAGAGGGCCTAA